One Microlunatus soli genomic window carries:
- a CDS encoding 3-oxoacyl-ACP synthase III: MSGNATYRLKNTSILSVCAVEAPVVATSAQFDDRLAATHERTGLKRGMLEELAGVRERRWWPEDVSFADAAAMAGAKALAEAGITPAQVGVLISTAVTRPHLEPSSAVAVHHQLGLPTNCFSFDVANACLGFVNGLQVAGMMIDSGQIDYALLVDAESVRDLHEATLRRLESPEATAKEVKSQFASLTIGSGAAAMVIGRSDQHPEGHRVIGGVSRSGSEHHELCIGDMNLMNTDSGALFRAGIKLAIDTWTDAAEDFDWSGADYFFCHQTSVKHIAAMATAIGVSTDRCPTTVETYGNLGAAAVPFTLAQNADRLQPGMQVMLMGIGSGLNTSFAEIAW; the protein is encoded by the coding sequence ATGAGCGGCAACGCAACGTATCGGCTGAAGAACACCAGCATCCTGTCGGTCTGCGCGGTCGAGGCGCCGGTGGTGGCGACCTCCGCGCAGTTCGACGACCGACTGGCGGCGACCCACGAACGCACCGGCCTCAAGCGCGGGATGCTCGAGGAACTGGCCGGGGTCCGGGAGCGACGCTGGTGGCCCGAGGACGTCAGCTTTGCCGACGCCGCCGCGATGGCCGGAGCCAAGGCATTGGCCGAAGCCGGCATCACCCCCGCGCAGGTCGGCGTCCTGATCAGCACTGCCGTCACCCGACCGCACCTGGAGCCGTCCTCAGCGGTTGCGGTCCATCATCAGCTCGGGCTGCCGACCAACTGCTTCAGCTTCGACGTCGCCAACGCCTGCCTCGGCTTCGTGAACGGACTGCAGGTCGCCGGGATGATGATCGACTCCGGACAGATCGACTACGCCTTGCTGGTCGACGCCGAGTCGGTCCGTGACCTCCACGAGGCCACCCTGCGGCGCCTGGAGAGCCCGGAAGCCACGGCCAAGGAGGTCAAGTCCCAGTTCGCCAGCCTCACTATCGGATCGGGCGCGGCAGCGATGGTGATCGGCCGCAGCGACCAGCACCCCGAGGGCCATCGCGTGATCGGCGGCGTCAGCCGGTCCGGCAGCGAGCATCACGAGCTGTGCATCGGCGACATGAACCTGATGAACACCGACAGTGGCGCGCTGTTCCGGGCCGGCATCAAGCTTGCCATCGACACCTGGACCGACGCCGCCGAGGACTTCGACTGGTCCGGGGCCGATTACTTCTTCTGCCACCAGACCTCGGTCAAGCACATCGCGGCGATGGCCACGGCGATCGGCGTCAGCACCGACCGCTGCCCCACCACGGTCGAGACCTACGGCAACCTCGGCGCGGCCGCCGTACCGTTCACGTTGGCTCAGAACGCCGACCGGCTGCAGCCGGGCATGCAGGTGATGCTGATGGGCATCGGTTCCGGCCTGAACACCTCCTTCGCCGAGATCGCCTGGTGA